The Mercurialis annua linkage group LG2, ddMerAnnu1.2, whole genome shotgun sequence genome contains a region encoding:
- the LOC126667467 gene encoding kinesin-like protein KIN-12C isoform X2, producing MSTSYRIKPNHSPEEANENEFEQSSSSVAVAHNFPPPRTPLNAITDPSQYYTESDTARLGRFSSKKFEAVDRFGSDYGTPALRVSSIRQGRVSSEANSVQSTPAKCSSRVSLGGGGTMGTYGRTKGRDLYSIINNRFSSGNSMENSDYSVQVPHFELDENPSFWADHNVQVLIRIRPLSNMEKVSHGYGRCLKQESSQTLVWFGHPETRFTFDHIACETISQEKLFRVVGLPMVENCMSGYNSCMFAYGQTGSGKTHTMMGEINQLEDNINEDCGITPRIFEYLFSRIRMEEVSRRNEKLRFNCKCSFLEIYNEQITDLMEPSSTNLQLREDSKKGVYVENLTEYHVETVNDVTKLLLQGAANRKMAATNMNSESSRSHSVFTCIIESWWEKGSTTHFRFARLNLVDLAGSERQKSSGAEGDRLKEAANINKSLSTLGLVMMSLVDLAQGKHRHVPYRDSRLTFLLQDSLGGNSKTTIIANISPSMCSANETLSTLKFAQRAKLIQNNAKVNEDASGDVGTLQRQIQQLKDQLSFLTRHFNFSVSAPSCVPNFEESSLASNPHIINSLKEKGEADNQNLISIAHEKVKSMEATLVGALRREKMAEKELLKFEAKIELVNQFACQREEELELARTMLELQEAKNKHLEYLVDGSLPSDHFLMEENKALKEENQLLQARVDKIPQMKCFALDNLRLHEKLQVFQNFYEQGERETLLAETSELREQLLDTLERKIESSSTFENHDGGILEELEECRNINSQLMREVEELKAELRKHSSCTHAAFDALTDSFWKDSVEIRLSDRYSMVETVSTECDYGDEMALTGQAIRNSMFEVGSDRLQSLEKQSKVIAMEGNEEMTALQAKLEKLTKDLEQAKLLNFKYQEDQTSQLSHQHQVEIICEQVEAETTKTIIHLQEKVTALQIELNEKLCCMARENMKLKKNIHDREEEITVLCGEWENATFELTSFLLEGSKSLEDASGQIESIICSFPQANVWIREQVERATRACINKEEAILQLEKSLEDTQKLVIEMELKIRSLKEATLALNEFPQSDCDESIEESINLRMLLNEKIDMIKLLESQLKCKEDHILEAEKRAGAAFLVMKWLSDYHKESLGNDIGRGIHISKWVYPAIEDIDAQISSGSLIIESGNAVDALYMDVEMHLASIRRDTFEASTTYMNYIQDLVKEIQEMRSKFMELKENKTGFQSSAIRLQASKSLMFQPLENQHTLHAVRDELAKGIDKLKIIEDSISKNDYLVEADNWSSDYSLSSYSASDNDFSNEIVVSPNQLDGHTCHSMFSGKIPEEIVDLTFQMDLSAENGTEDLKKTLENSHHNEAMTSCIRKEVKLAITAFNSLYAHLTTILDEKKIVDSSCPGGTNNSFGSRMEIEEVLAPNNSEVASDDKVNHVHASTFICKFEEARETMMEADHMLNALLKANENAKELNEKWKQASEKLMVERSQLVEENEQLKASINLKDEENKLKLDEICNGLVELRESISLFEGCFLQMQRVVNDSCKFLFSDVLHMGNEMLHFICNSRSSLEDIFSEIMEKEFAHFVMHQCVVEATIHRIRNFSVQSEIHPSEQEECHMVTNSSQTVYNNSQDDTVISHNKVAGGEQLGILNETMTYKNLSLEKELQRKEVLLKGLHLEFSFLQEAVSKRKDIKDETQKLILALNEVRYELEMKTSQFDNLLVQYKKFEGYLADSKNALSISNSDLCNAKEKIDTLSKENTELKMQLKDLYLKKSEAEEQMKEQKEVVRGLEKEIIHLTSAVEKEISSSVEGLEEDLRKAADERDQLREEICSLNDQLEVAYALADEREAISVESRHESEASKLYAEQKEEEVKILEHSVEELDSTINVLEKKVYEMDEEVERHKLVRESLELELQALRDRLLTAGNFTDIINSVNATAAQSEDPVSRQFQHRLLELHEAHNQIRLLERDVAQKDEEIKQWKEYISELVLHSEAQASQYQKKYMTLEAMVHEVSSAAAPPPPPDNSGKSSIRTRGSSSPFRCISNLVQQMNLEKDQELSVARVRVQELEAMLASRQKEVCMLNARLAAAESMTHDVIRDLLGVKLDMTNYANLIDQCQVQRLLEAAHNHTEEYKAKEQETLNLKRQINDLMEEKESCILELTQKESELLDAQITLEQLQERDQLLSQQNEMLKMDKTNLLKKVVELDDKLKTLLGKQSTQNQLQRTSKIKEKMDSDHLTKKLAHSEKILSRVTDELAHYQNSSSNQLHFDNRRSSRR from the exons ATGTCAACAAGCTAtcgaattaaaccaaatcacTCACCGGAAGAAGCAAACGAGAATGAATTTGAACAATCATCGTCGTCAGTAGCAGTAGCTCATAATTTTCCACCTCCAAGAACGCCACTAAACGCAATTACTGATCCATCTCAGTACTACACTGAATCCGACACAGCTCGACTTGGTAGATTTTCAAGTAAGAAATTCGAGGCTGTGGATAGATTTGGAAGTGACTATGGGACACCGGCACTTAGGGTTTCGTCAATTCGTCAAGGGAGAGTGAGTTCAGAGGCGAACTCCGTGCAAAGTACGCCAGCAAAATGTAGCTCCAGAGTTTCTCTAGGTGGAGGAGGAACTATGGGGACTTATGGTAGAACTAAGGGGAGAGATTTGTACTCGATTATTAATAACAGGTTTTCGAGTGGGAATTCCATGGAAAACTCTGATTATTCAGTACAAGTTCCGCATTTCGAGCTTGATGAAAATCCTTCGTTTTGGGCGGATCACAATGTACAA GTTTTGATAAGAATTCGGCCGCTTAGCAACATGGAGAAAGTTTCGCATGGTTATGGTCGCTGTTTGAAGCAGGAGAGCTCACAAACACTAGTATGGTTTGGTCATCCTGAGACCAGATTCACATTTGATCACATAGCCTGCGAAACCATATCACAG GAAAAGCTATTCAGGGTTGTTGGACTACCCATGGTGGAAAACTGTATGTCTGGGTACAATAGTTGTATGTTTGCTTATGGGCAG ACCGGTAGTGGCAAAACACATACTATGATGGGTGAGATAAATCAGCTAGAAGACAATATCAATGAAGATTGTGGGATAACTCCTCGCATATTTGAGTATTTATTTTCAAGGATCAGAATG GAAGAAGTGAGTAGGAGGAATGAGAAACTGAGGTTCAACTGCAAATGTTCTTTTTTGGAAATTTACAATGAGCAAATAACAGATTTGATGGAGCCTTCATCGACCAATTTACAA CTTAGAGAAGATTCAAAGAAAGGCGTATATGTTGAAAATCTTACAGAGTATCATGTGGAGACTGTTAATGATGTCACCAAGCTTCTATTACAG GGTGCTGCAAATAGAAAAATGGCAGCAACCAACATGAATAGTGAGAGCAGCCGTTCACACAGTGTATTCACTTGTATCATCGAAAGCTGGTGGGAGAAAGGTTCCACAACCCACTTTAGGTTTGCAAGGTTAAATTTAGTAGATTTGGCTGGCTCTGAAAG GCAAAAAAGCTCTGGTGCTGAAGGAGATCGTTTAAAAGAAGCagcaaatataaataaatctttATCAACTCTAGG ATTGGTGATGATGTCTTTGGTTGATTTAGCACAAGGAAAACATAGGCATGTTCCCTACAGAGATTCTCGGCTTACATTTCTACTTCAG GATTCCTTGGGTGGAAACTCAAAAACAACAATCATAGCAAATATCAGTCCATCTATGTG CTCTGCAAATGAAACACTAAGCACTCTGAAATTTGCCCAACGTGCGAAACTCATCCAAAACAAT GCTAAAGTGAATGAAGATGCTTCAGGGGATGTTGGTACTCTTCAGCGACAAATTCAACAATTAAAG GACCAATTATCCTTTCTCACGCGCCACTTTAATTTCTCGGTGAGTGCTCCTAGCTGTGTGCCAAATTTTGAAGAATCCAGTTTGGCTAGCAACCCCCATATAATCAATTCCTTGAAAGAAAAAGGAGAAGCagataatcaaaatttaattagtattgCACATGAGAAG GTGAAATCTATGGAAGCTACTTTAGTTGGAGCACTTAGGAGAGAAAAGATGGCAGAAAAGGAACTCTTGAAGTTTGAGGCCAAAATTGAGCTTGTAAATCAATTT GCTTGCCAAAGAGAGGAAGAGCTGGAGCTTGCTAGAACGATGCTAGAACTTCAAGAGGCAAAAAATAAGCATCTAGAATATTTAGTAGATGGTTCATTGCCTTCTGATCACTTTCTTATGGAAGAAAATAAAGCTTTAAAGGAAGAGAATCAGTTGCTTCAAGCAAGAGTTGACAAAATTCCACAAATGAAATGTTTTGCTTTGGACAATTTAAGACTTCATGAAAAGCTTCAAGT gTTCCAGAATTTTTATGAGCAAGGAGAACGAGAAACACTATTGGCCGAAACCTCCGAGTTACGAGAGCAG CTTTTGGACACGCTTGAAAGAAAGATAGAATCCTCCTCCACTTTTGAGAATCAT GATGGTGGTATTCTAGAAGAGTTGGAGGAGTGCAGGAACATAAACTCCCAATTGATGAG AGAAGTAGAAGAGTTAAAAGCAGAATTACGAAAACACTCTAGCTGTACTCATGCTGCTTTTGATGCT TTAACAGATTCTTTTTGGAAGGATTCCGTTGAAATTAGACTTTCAGATAGATACTCAATG GTCGAAACTGTATCCACTGAATGTGACTATGGAGATGAGATGGCATTGACCGGTCAGGCAATAAGGAACTCTATGTTTGAAGTTGGAAGTGATCGTCTACAGAGTTTAGAAAAACAGAGCAAAGTTATAGCGATGGAGGGCAATGAAGAAATGACTGCCTTGCAAGCTAAGCTGGAAAAACTAACTAAAGACCTTGAGCAGGCCAAGTTACTTAACTTCAAATATCAAGAGGATCAAACATCACAATTATCTCACCAGCATCAAGTTGAAATAATATGTGAACAGGTTGAGGCAGAGACTACAAAAACGATTATTCATTTACAGGAAAAGGTTACTGCTCTTCAAATAGAACTTAATGAGAAATTATGTTGCATGGCTCGAGAAAACATGAAACTAAAGAAAAACATACATGATAGAGAGGAAGAAATAACCGTGCTATGTGGAGAGTGGGAAAACGCAACTTTTGAACTAACAAGCTTCCTTTTGGAAGGTTCAAAATCGCTTGAAGATGCCTCAGGTCAAATTGAAAGTATCATATGTTCATTTCCTCaagcaaatgtttggattagagAACAGGTTGAGAGGGCTACCCGAGCTTGCATTAATAAGGAAGAAGCGATTTTACAGCTAGAGAAAAGTTTGGAAGATACTCAGAAGTTGGTGATAGAAATGGAGCTAAAAATAAGATCTTTGAAGGAAGCAACTCTAGCTTTGAATGAATTTCCACAATCAGATTGTGATGAAAGCATAGAGGAGTCGATCAACTTACGGATGCTGTTGAATGAGAAGATCGACATGATAAAGCTGCTAGAGAGCCAACTTAAGTGCAAGGAGGATCACATTTTGGAAGCAGAAAAACGTGCCGGTGCTGCATTTCTAGTGATGAAATGGCTATCTGACTATCACAAGGAATCTCTCGGTAATGACATCGGAAGAGGCATTCACATCTCAAAATGGGTTTATCCTGCTATAGAAGATATTGATGCTCAAATTAGCTCAGGAAGTTTAATTATAGAGTCTGGAAATGCTGTTGATGCATTATATATGGATGTCGAGATGCATTTAGCATCCATCCGAAGAGATACCTTTGAAGCTTCTACAACATACATGAACTACATTCAAGACTTGGTGAAAGAAATTCAAGAGATGAGGAGTAAATTCATGGAATTAAAAGAGAATAAAACGGGTTTTCAGTCTTCTGCAATCCGATTGCAAGCATCAAAATCACTTATGTTTCAACCTTTGGAGAACCAGCACACACTGCATGCAGTAAGAGATGAGCTTGCTAAAGGGATTGACAAGCTTAAAATCATTGAAGATTCTATTAGCAAAAATGATTATCTAGTAGAAGCTGACAATTGGAGTTCTGATTATTCTCTGTCAAGTTATTCAGCATCAGATAATGACTTTTCAAATGAAATTGTTGTTTCTCCAAACCAATTGGATGGACATACTTGTCACTCTATGTTTTCTGGAAAGATACCTGAAGAGATTGTCGACCTAACATTTCAGATGGACTTATCAGCTGAAAACGGCACCGAAGATTTGAAGAAGACATTGGAAAATTCGCATCACAATGAAGCAATGACATCGTGCATAAGAAAGGAGGTGAAGTTGGCAATTACTGCTTTTAACAGCCTGTATGCTCACTTAACCACAATTCTTGATGAGAAGAAAATTGTAGATAGTTCCTGTCCAGGAG GGACGAATAATAGTTTTGGGTCGAGGATGGAAATTGAAGAAGTTCTGGCTCCTAATAATAGTGAG GTAGCTTCTGATGATAAGGTTAATCATGTTCATGCTAGCACTTTCATCTGCAAATTTGAGGAAGCTCGTGAAACAATGATGGAAGCTGATCATATGTTGAATGCATTACTAAAAGCAAATGAAAATGCAAAAGAATTGAATGAAAAGTGGAAGCAAGCAAGTGAGAAACTGATGGTGGAGAGGTCACAATTAGTTGAAGAAAATGAGCAGCTTAAGGCTTCAATAAATTTGAAAGACgaagaaaacaaattaaaactggATGAAATTTGTAATGGTCTGGTAGAACTAAGAGAGTCTATATCTTTGTTTGAAGGATGTTTTCTGCAGATGCAAAGAGTAGTGAATGACAGTTGCAAGTTCTTATTTTCAGATGTGTTACACATGGGAAACGAGATGCTTCATTTCATTTGCAACTCAAGATCATCACTGGAAGATATTTTCTCTGAGATAATGGAGAAGGAATTTGCTCACTTTGTAATGCATCAATGTGTTGTAGAAGCAACTATCCACAGAATTCGAAACTTTAGTGTACAATCTGAAATTCACCCATCTGAACAAGAAGAATGCCATATGGTAACTAAttcttcacaaacagtttacaacAATAGTCAAGATGATACTGTTATTTCTCATAACAAGGTGGCAGGAGGAGAACAATTGGGTATATTGAATGAAACTATGACGTATAAGAATTTGTCACTGGAAAAAGAACTGCAAAGGAAAGAAGTTTTGTTGAAGGGTTTGCATTTGGAATTTAGTTTTCTGCAAGAAGCTGTCTCAAAGAGAAAAGATATAAAAGATGAAACTCAGAAGCTAATTTTAGCTTTGAATGAAGTTCGGTATGAGCTTGAGATGAAAACAAGTCAGTTTGATAACCTATTGGTTCAGTATAAAAAGTTTGAAGGCTATCTGGCGGATTCTAAAAATGCTTTGTCCATATCAAATTCTGATCTTTGCAATGCGAAGGAAAAAATAGATACATTGTCAAAGGAAAATACAGAGTTAAAAATGCAGCTAAAAGATCTATATCTGAAAAAATCTGAAGCTGAAGAACAGATGAAAGAACAGAAGGAGGTAGTCAGAGGCCTAGAAAAGGAAATCATCCACTTAACTTCAGCTGTTGAGAAAGAAATAAGTTCTTCAGTTGAAGGCTTGGAGGAAGACTTAAGAAAGGCTGCTGATGAGAGAGATCAACTCCGTGAAGAAATTTGCTCCTTGAATGATCAGCTCGAGGTGGCATATGCATTAGCCGATGAACGTGAAGCTATCTCTGTTGAATCTCGACAT GAGTCGGAGGCAAGTAAATTATACGCTGAACAAAAGGAAGAAGAGGTCAAAATTTTAGAACATTCCGTTGAGGAGCTTGATTCTACCATTAACGTTTTGGAGAAAAAG GTGTATGAAATGGATGAGGAGGTAGAAAGACATAAATTAGTTAGAGAGTCATTAGAACTGGAACTCCAAGCTTTGAGAGACAGATTGTTGACAGCAGGAAACTTCACCGACATTATAAATTCCGTAAATGCAACTGCTGCACAGAGTGAAGATCCTGTATCCAG GCAATTTCAGCATAGATTATTGGAACTTCATGAGGCTCATAATCAGATAAGACTTCTTGAGAGGGACGTTGCACAAAAGGATGAAGAG atcaAGCAATGGAAAGAGTACATTTCTGAACTTGTTTTGCATTCTGAAGCCCAAGCATCACAGTACCAAAAGAAG TACATGACTTTGGAAGCCATGGTGCACGAGGTTAGTTCAGCAGCTGCGCCGCCGCCACCACCGGATAATAGTGGGAAAAGCTCAATAAGGACAAGGGGCTCAAGCTCACCATTCCGGTGTATCTCAAATTTGGTTCAGCAGATGAATTTAGAAAAGGATCAGGAACTGTCTGTGGCAAGGGTTCGTGTACAAGAGCTAGAAGCAATGCTGGCTAGTCGACAAAAAGAG GTATGCATGCTAAATGCTAGACTGGCTGCAGCAGAAAGCATGACACATGATGTCATTCGTGATTTACTCGGGGTCAAATTGGATATGACCAATTATGCA AATTTAATTGACCAGTGCCAAGTCCAAAGATTACTGGAGGCAGCTCATAATCACACTGAGGAGTACAAAGCAAAG GAGCAGGAAACCCTCAACTTGAAGAGACAGATTAATGATCTGATGGAGGAAAAAGAGAG TTGCATATTGGAGTTGACTCAGAAAGAATCAGAATTACTTGATGCTCAGATAACACTGGAGCAACTACAGGAGCGAGATCAGTTGCTTTCTCAACAGAATGAAATGTTGAAG ATGGACAAGACCAATCTACTGAAGAAAGTTGTAGAACTAGATGATAAACTGAAAACCCTTTTGGGAAAACAGAGTACCCAAAACCAACTTCAAAGAACATCGAAAATTAAG GAGAAGATGGATAGTGACCATTTGACTAAGAAACTGGCACACTCCGAGAAGATTCTTTCTCGTGTGACTGATGAACTTGCACATTATCAGAACTCTAGCAGTAATCAACTGCATTTCGACAACCGACGTAGCTCTAGAAGATGA